The window CTGCAAGAGATAAATCTTTCACATGGTATTCCATTTGGCACTCCTTCAAAATTTTCTTTTGATAAGTTATTATACAATAGTGAAATAAATATAAATACTTGTGATAGCAAAGGATACTCATATGAAAAATTTTTTGAAACCTTTTTTTAGGGGAACTTTTTCAGGTATACAGATATTCAGGGAGTTGGTATATTTCTTAAACAAAGAAAGTCTGAATAATAGATATCTCATTGTTAAGCTTAGAAATTGTGACTGTTATCTTCTCGTAGATACTTCTGACAGTTGGGGAACAGATGTCCTAAGATTTGGAGTTGTAGAAACACCTGAAGACAAATTTGTAAAAAAAATAATCAAAAACGGAAACACAGTTCTTGATATAGGTGCTCATTGGGGAGGATTCAGTACATGCTTTGGAAATCTTGTTGGAGAAAAAGGTAAAGTTTATTCTTTCGAAGCCTCCCGCAGAAACTTTTCATTTTTAAGAAAAAATATAAAAATCAACAGATTAGAAGGAATTGTAGAATCTTTTAATTTTGCTGTTGGCGAAAAAGAAGGGTATGTAGAACTGACAATATCAGAAGAATCAAGTGGTCACAACTCAATAGTAAGGAAAAATATAAATTCGAGAAAAAAAGAAACTGTTAAACAAATCTATATAGATAAATTCATTGAAGAAAATAATATAAACAGAGTTGATTTTATTAAAATTGATGTTGAAGGATATGAATTGAATGTTTTAATGGGAATGGAAACTTTATTAAAAAGATCAAAAGACTTATGGCTTTTTATTGAGTTTTCACCTATGTTTATGAGGAAAGAAGATGCACTAAAGTTATATGAGTTACTACAAAAAAATTTCAAAAAAACATTTATAGCCCATCAGAAAAAAGTTTATGAAGTTCCATGGGAAGAGGCATTAAAAATCTCTATGGAAAAGGGGCAGAGGAATCTGTTCCTTTATAAATAATTCTTCACAATCTTTTCCTTTTCTGATAATCTAATAAAATCAACGAGTAAAACAAAAACGGAGATAAGAATGGGAGATTTTGAACCGGTAATAGGTCTTGAAGTTCACGTCCAGATGTCTACACAGACTAAATGTTTTTGCTCCTGTAAAGTTGAGTTTGGGGCAGAACCAAATACAAACGTATGTCCAGTATGCCTTGCCCTTCCAGGAAGTTTACCGGTTTTAAACAGAAAAGCACTTGAGTATGCTATAAAGGCATCACTTGCCCTGAACTGTAAAGTCCATGAACTTTCAGTTTTTGCGAGGAAAAATTACTTTTATCCTGATCTTCCTAAGGGATACCAGATATCCCAGTATGATAAACCTCTGGCAACAGATGGGTATATAGACATAAAAGTAGATGGTAAAGTTGAAAGAATTAGGATACACAGGCTCCATATGGAAGAGGATGCAGGAAAAACAATCCATTCTGGAAAATACTCCTACGTAGATTTGAACAGAGCAGGAACACCTCTCATGGAGATCGTGTCTGAGCCTGATATAAGGTCTGCTGTTGGAGCAAGACTCTATCTGGAAAAACTGAGAAACATAATGAGATACATAGGTGTATCAGATGCTGATATGGAAAAAGGACAGCTTAGATGTGATGTAAATATATCTTTAAGACCTAAAGGTGAAGAAAAATTCGGAACAAAAGTAGAGATAAAAAATATTAACTCTTTCAGATTCGTCCAGAAAGCTATTGAGTACGAGATAGAAAGACAGGCAAAGCTACTTAAAAAAGGCGAAAAGATTGTACAGGAAACGAGATTATTTGACGAAAAAACAGGAAAAACTTTTACAATGAGAACTAAAGAAGAAGCCCACGACTACAGGTACTTTCCTGATCCAGATCTTATCCCTGTGAGAATAACATCTGCCTACATAGAGGAGATAAAAAACTCTCTGCCTGAACTACCTGACCAGAAAGAGAAAAGATACGTTGAACAGTTAAAGCTTACTGAATACGATGCAGAGGTACTTGTAGCAGATAAAGACAGAGCTGTATTCTTTGAGAAAGCTATAGAGATTTATAATAAAAATCCAAAATCCATAGCAAACTGGATAATAAATGAACTTCTTGGAAAACTCAATGAAGAAGGAATAAATATAACAGATAGCCCAGTTAAACCTGAACACATAGCACAGATTGTAGAGCTTATCGACAGTGGTGCTATATCATCTAAAATAGCGAAAGAGGTTTTTGAAGAAGTATTTAAAACTGGAAAAGAGCCTAAACAGATAGTTGAAGAAAAAGGTCTGAAACAGGTATCAGATGAAGGGGAGATAAGAAAGATAGTAGAGGAAATATTGGTTCAGCATCCTGCAGAGGTAGAAAAATATAAAGCGGGTAATACAAAGCTTATGGGATTTTTTGTAGGACAGGTCATGAAAGCGACAAAAGGAAAAGCAAATCCTAAAGTAGTAAACAAGATACTTTCTCAACTTTTAAATGGATAAAATAGATTTTAGGCTTTTAAATTCTGTTTTAGAAAAGATAGACAGGTATCTTGATAAAGAGATAGATGTGGATTTTAGTGAGACAAATGCTTTTCTGTTTTTCAGGCAGAAACTCACTCCTGTTAAAAATTTCTCAAAGGTAAATCCTGACCTATTAATTGGCATAGATTATCAGAGGGATAAACTGATAAAAAATACAGCCAAATTTATTGATGGAAAACCTGCAAATCATGCAGTTCTCTGGGGTGAAAGGGGAACAGGAAAATCTTCACTGGTAAAATCAATGCTTTATATCTTTGGAGATAAACTGAAAATGATACAGGTATTGAAGGAGGACATACTCAATATATTCAAGCTTCTTCCTATAATATATAAAGAAAAAAACTTAA of the Persephonella hydrogeniphila genome contains:
- a CDS encoding FkbM family methyltransferase, with protein sequence MKNFLKPFFRGTFSGIQIFRELVYFLNKESLNNRYLIVKLRNCDCYLLVDTSDSWGTDVLRFGVVETPEDKFVKKIIKNGNTVLDIGAHWGGFSTCFGNLVGEKGKVYSFEASRRNFSFLRKNIKINRLEGIVESFNFAVGEKEGYVELTISEESSGHNSIVRKNINSRKKETVKQIYIDKFIEENNINRVDFIKIDVEGYELNVLMGMETLLKRSKDLWLFIEFSPMFMRKEDALKLYELLQKNFKKTFIAHQKKVYEVPWEEALKISMEKGQRNLFLYK
- the gatB gene encoding Asp-tRNA(Asn)/Glu-tRNA(Gln) amidotransferase subunit GatB produces the protein MRMGDFEPVIGLEVHVQMSTQTKCFCSCKVEFGAEPNTNVCPVCLALPGSLPVLNRKALEYAIKASLALNCKVHELSVFARKNYFYPDLPKGYQISQYDKPLATDGYIDIKVDGKVERIRIHRLHMEEDAGKTIHSGKYSYVDLNRAGTPLMEIVSEPDIRSAVGARLYLEKLRNIMRYIGVSDADMEKGQLRCDVNISLRPKGEEKFGTKVEIKNINSFRFVQKAIEYEIERQAKLLKKGEKIVQETRLFDEKTGKTFTMRTKEEAHDYRYFPDPDLIPVRITSAYIEEIKNSLPELPDQKEKRYVEQLKLTEYDAEVLVADKDRAVFFEKAIEIYNKNPKSIANWIINELLGKLNEEGINITDSPVKPEHIAQIVELIDSGAISSKIAKEVFEEVFKTGKEPKQIVEEKGLKQVSDEGEIRKIVEEILVQHPAEVEKYKAGNTKLMGFFVGQVMKATKGKANPKVVNKILSQLLNG